tGCCAATAGAGGGAGCTGCTACAGAACAGTCCTGCAGTGAGCAAGCCTTCAACAAGGCATTTCTAGCAGTCCAAGCTTTCATGCTGATTTATGTTCTAGTGAGAAAAACTCCTTTTCTCTCCATAATTATAAATATACAAACCACACCACATTTTGgtgtttgatgttttatttcagtctcCGCAATGAAAATCTGCATCCATACAAATACAAGTACTAAATTCAAATGCTGAACAGTAGTATTTCAACACATTGctataatgaagaaaataattaCATCCAGCACACAGACACTTCAAACAATGGAGCAGCAGTAACCAAAGATTACCAGTGAAATGGATCCAGCAGTAATCACAAAACAAGACTGTCTGGAGTGGTCGAATGCTAACAAACAAACTGCTAATACAGTGACAAGTAATGGTGCATCAAGTGCAACTAAAGTCTTGTGTGTACAATGGTTTCTATCGTCAGGCAGGTATTCATCTAAATGTCTTTTTCAATGAACAGTTCTACTTTTTAGGATGCAAAAAAGGGGCCCCTGAACGGCAAACATACAGCAGGTAACCATATTATACatgcattcatgttttttttagaatattttaggTGAACAACAGCAAACTTTGGACTGTTTCTATTGTGCTCCATTCACATCTCTATTCTGAAGCATCAAATGCATCTCAAATGTCTGAATCTAAGGCTTCTTCAGCACTTCAACACACTGTCCTGCACTGCAAAGACAgacctttttctttcttattctGATCCCATCTGTTCTGTGTTGTGGCAGTGCTGTTTTGTCCTGAGGACTAACTACTGTCTCCCATGCGTCCTGAGAGCGCTCTGTTTTAGTTCCTGTCACTCCTTAACCTGTGGAAGAAAAGGGCACGTCTTCTTTCAGGTCTGCCAATGACCACTGTCGATGCTTTTAAACTGCATTGGCCCGTCACTtgaggaaaaagacaaaaaatccaCAAGAAAATACGCAAATACATTCAGAAGTATCATGCTAAGGCAGTTTTTCTGAGTTGGAGGCCTTCCCTTGTCTTTAGCGGGCCTGTTTTTACCTCATGCTCCCTCATCCTGTCTTCTCAGAGCAGGACGACTATTTTTGGACACACATCTGTGCCACCAGTAACTCTGAGACAAAGCAGTCTTTGTACAAACACGTGTCTCCTCCGTGTCTCCGTCGGCACAGCCAGTGGGTCAATACAAATGAAAACCCATCACCCAGTCATATCATATAACCGCACCtcgtgtgaaaaacaaacatttcccgATTCCAAACACTATCTCTTGATAAAGAATTGGCTTCATCACGAAGTTTTATAAACACTGACTATCCTTGACTTGATGTTTTAAAGAGGACAGCCAGTGACCTTATTTTCTTGGCTTTCAGATATGAATTTTAAAGACCTCGTAACATAGCTTAATTGACAACAATTTCACCTTGATGGCTTTTTAGTTGTTCAGACTGTGTCCATTGTGTGTCAGCTTATCTTGTTTGTGCCTCActcatgtaaaaaataaaaaaattaaggaAAAAGGGACACAAAGGACACTGCACTCAGTTCAAGTCTTTGGAGCCAACACTGCTCCCCTACTGCCTCAGAAACAGGTTATTCTGGGAGGTGGAAAAGGAGAAACAGGGAGATgggagaggttttttttttttggtccacaaaaaaaatgcatcacagTCCTGAGTCAGGATGACATGCTAACTCATGCTCCGGGGGTGCCGGCCTGCTGGCCCATCAGAGGGTCTCCGCCCTCCACGCCCTCCTGGACAGGGGTGGTCTCGTGCTCCGCTGTGATTACGATAGTGTTTTCATCTACCAACTCACAGGTGGGGTTGGAGAAAGCTGACAGGGGCAGCGTGATCCTCTGCATCTCACGCTCGTAGACCCGCTGCTCATGCTGCTTCTTCAAGTCCCGACCCCTGAGGATGAAACATTCACCTAGAGTCAGACCTCAAAAGTTCAGTCTGCAATAACAGTTTCTTTTATTCCTACTTGGAACAACTGCTGACCTATAATTACCTTTTAAAGGTGAGCAAACAAACAGTTGTCAAACAACAGTAGCTATCATTTGGACTTTTTCCActtgtaataaaataatattgatTATGCCTTTTTAAATGATCCCTCAGCTAAAGATCAAAGTTGTCATGTGAAAATCCAATCAGCGTCATCTAATTTTGCTATTATCATAAGCAAAATATCTACTGTTGTGATGCCTTGCAGCTGAAGCTATTTGCAGTCAAATGTTTGGGTGCCACCCAAGTTAAATATTCATGATAAGGGGCTTCAGATAACATACTGTATGGAGATAACGCTGCCTGTTAGAACAAGTGCCTAGCTCGCAGCAATGACAAGAGACAGATGGCGAATGGAGTGCACAACTGACAAGCTGGCGAGGAGTTTATCTACTCAGTGACGGGAAGCAGCATGAGACGGCCTTCTACTGATCCGGAGccaaaacaggcaaaaatacTCCCGATTGAAAACACCTCCGACCTGCCTGAGTCAGGGATGCCTATGGTGCAACTCTGCTCTGCCtcaaaaacactgtaaatcaGCAGAGTCTTCACAGTGGGGTGTGGACGAATTCAGTTTCAGTATTATCTGGGATTTTTCACATCCTTTTGCTCTGTGCCAGATTGTTTCTTTCCCAGGAACAGAAACTTCCTGGAAGGGGTTGCCTGGCAAAGCTAACGGGTTTCTCTGTGTTTCCTGTGGtgttgcagagaaaaaaaattaactgtcTGATGGCTCCAGCTACACTTCAACACAGAGATATGAGAGCGGCATTGATCTTCTAATGTAACTGACAAGAAAGAGAACAAGAAAGCTTCCCACTGCAACTAAAGGTTGCtcacaaagagatggaaaaagcCTAATTGCACTGAAAGAACAAAGCAGCGCATTCTAGAGGGGGATATCTAAATGGAGTCCAAACACTTGTACAACGATGCAGGGCCTCGGGGCTTTTCAGGGTGCAGGGGATCAGTGTCCTCGTCATTAAAATACCTTCTCCTACTGGCAGATTGAGAGCCTGTTCTCAAAGGGGGTATAAACTGAACCTCTGCATTGCACCCCTGTTGGCCTGGAGAGCACATGTGGTCACTGATGACCACTACTGAGGCTGATGTCACTGCACACTGAGGGCAAGTATAAACCCTCTGACATAACGTGCTTCTCCTCCTTATTAATAATCACCTCCTAATAatagaaaacaaagacaggCTTCCCACTGATCACATATGAGAGCCTATCACAGACCTGGCAGGGTATTTTGTGTTGTGCCAAAGGGAATCAGAGTCCCCTCTTTCACAGCATTGCCGTCATCATTTTACATGTTACATAACTGTAGTGAATGGCCAGACTCCTCCATCCAGCCCACCCTCCACACTCCCTTTGCTTTTGAGAAGATAAAATAAGAGAGCTCAAAATAGACTGCAGGCGTTTCATTCTCTGCCATGctctgttgtggttgttgtgatACCGCTGTTGAAATGGCTGCGTTAGGTACAAACGGAACAACACAGAATATGAATGGGGAGCAGCTGGTGGTCTGAGCTTAGGAGACCTTAGATGTGTTATCATGTGAGTTAGTCATATCTGAAGTAtcacttgtttgtctttgtgtcacGGTTAAAGTACACAACATATGAATGTCATTCATGAAACAGACTAAACACCTCTTTGAAGACAGAATACAAGAAATTTCATACCTCTTTCTTGCAATTCTTTTGATACTGAACCTAAACACTGATGATCTTGCTGTGATTTAGATACTGACCTCTTATAGAAGTAGCCCAAAGTGATGCCAACTCCCAGGACGATGATAATCGCCATCATGAGGATGCCGAGGACGTAGCCTGAAAACCAAAAGGAAAGCATAAAGGTTAATTGTAGGTTTGCGTTTAGCACCATCATTAGTATGTTTTCAGAGAAACACCCGGTACAACGTACCCAGAGTGCCGAGGTCCTTCTTCTTTTTAGGTGCCGTGCGAACTCGCTGGCTGATTCCCATCACCGGCTGCACAGCTGCAACTTCTCCCTGAGAAGCTCGTGACCTGGCCGACTGGAAGATCTCTGTGGAGGGAGTGGTTCCTGCTGGGTTGAAGGATTTGGCTTCCGCTGGCACCGCCGAGGTCTCCTctaaagacacaaagaaacgaacaagggaaaaaataaaacaacaattttagCAGGGATTTT
Above is a genomic segment from Amphiprion ocellaris isolate individual 3 ecotype Okinawa chromosome 6, ASM2253959v1, whole genome shotgun sequence containing:
- the pik3ip1 gene encoding phosphoinositide-3-kinase-interacting protein 1, giving the protein MLSVNSARQLCRMFFSLHVVFLSVAIVESSASNGDQRDCMTSRGVDYRAEEQSSSTGLTCLNWTNTTRDYDVNIHPDSQTGVGDHNYCRNPDSSDRPWCYIAGPDGTIQRQFCTIEPCKEETSAVPAEAKSFNPAGTTPSTEIFQSARSRASQGEVAAVQPVMGISQRVRTAPKKKKDLGTLGYVLGILMMAIIIVLGVGITLGYFYKRGRDLKKQHEQRVYEREMQRITLPLSAFSNPTCELVDENTIVITAEHETTPVQEGVEGGDPLMGQQAGTPGA